The Pseudanabaena galeata CCNP1313 genome includes a region encoding these proteins:
- a CDS encoding ABC transporter permease, producing MTQTSPPPLPIQETQPQQISLPEIPTSNFWASDFQQEVTALTTRLFIQLRRRPTTLIAGVLQPLMWLLLFGALFSGLPKGLVGDGQTYVQFLAAGIIVFTAFSSALNSGLPMLFDREFGFLNRILVAPLVSRFSIIVASAIFIIVLSMVQTVAIVAVSGLMGASLPSLSGLAIMSLILMLLIVDFTMLSLGLAFAMPGHQEMLAFIFLVNLPLMFSSTALAPLAFMPTWLQWIASLNPLSWAIEPIRYVYSHSTWAWDSVVFTAPWGNMTIANAAIALLSFGVFVGIFIRGTLRRGVA from the coding sequence ATGACTCAAACCTCCCCCCCGCCTTTACCAATTCAGGAAACACAACCTCAGCAAATATCCCTCCCTGAAATACCTACATCCAATTTTTGGGCATCGGATTTTCAGCAAGAAGTGACAGCTTTGACGACGAGACTGTTTATCCAATTGCGTCGCCGCCCGACAACCCTGATTGCAGGGGTGTTACAGCCTTTGATGTGGTTGCTCTTATTTGGTGCGTTATTTAGTGGTTTGCCTAAAGGTTTAGTTGGTGATGGTCAGACCTATGTACAGTTTTTAGCGGCGGGGATCATTGTCTTTACAGCCTTTAGCAGTGCGCTGAATTCGGGATTACCGATGCTGTTCGATCGCGAATTTGGTTTTCTCAATCGCATCTTGGTTGCGCCCTTAGTATCACGATTTTCGATTATTGTGGCTTCCGCGATTTTTATCATTGTGTTGAGTATGGTGCAAACCGTGGCGATCGTCGCAGTCAGTGGCTTGATGGGTGCGAGCTTACCCAGTCTGAGTGGTTTAGCCATAATGTCATTAATCTTGATGCTGCTAATCGTCGATTTCACGATGTTGAGCTTGGGACTTGCCTTTGCCATGCCAGGACATCAAGAGATGTTAGCTTTTATTTTCTTGGTGAATTTACCATTAATGTTTTCTAGCACAGCTCTTGCACCTCTTGCTTTTATGCCAACTTGGTTGCAATGGATCGCTAGCCTTAACCCTCTATCTTGGGCGATCGAGCCAATTCGTTATGTTTACAGCCACAGCACATGGGCATGGGATAGCGTGGTATTTACGGCTCCTTGGGGAAATATGACGATCGCTAATGCGGCGATCGCCCTACTCAGTTTTGGTGTATTTGTCGGTATTTTCATTCGAGGGACTTTACGGCGAGGCGTAGCATGA